One Saccharopolyspora erythraea NRRL 2338 genomic region harbors:
- a CDS encoding sulfite exporter TauE/SafE family protein gives MTATGLLTGVLVGLTGMGGGALAMPLLTLVFGVPPLAAVSTDLVASAVTKPIGAAVHLRRRTVDLRLVGLLCLGSLPCAAVGSVLAGTLGERTQDVLRIVAGAAVVVAAGTLFVRMYLDRTRAPDPPEHPRARPVATVALGAVAGLVVGTTSVGSGSIVIVCLLLLQRRLPSARLVGTDLAQAVPLVLVAAGGHLLVGDVEFGLVASLLAGSVPGVLAGAVLSARTPDVPIRVALGTMLILTGLVLLGVPVAVAVVPAVAAAGAAAAVLRVGQPTPARVGDEGGRS, from the coding sequence GTGACGGCCACCGGCCTGCTCACCGGGGTGCTCGTGGGCCTGACCGGGATGGGCGGCGGCGCGCTGGCGATGCCGCTGCTGACGCTGGTTTTCGGCGTTCCTCCGCTGGCGGCGGTGTCCACCGACCTGGTCGCGAGCGCCGTCACCAAGCCCATCGGCGCCGCGGTGCACCTGCGCAGGCGAACCGTGGACCTGCGACTGGTGGGCCTGCTCTGCCTCGGCTCGCTGCCCTGCGCGGCGGTCGGCTCTGTGCTGGCCGGAACGCTGGGCGAGCGGACCCAGGACGTGCTCAGGATCGTGGCCGGTGCGGCCGTCGTGGTCGCGGCCGGGACGCTGTTCGTCCGCATGTACCTGGACCGGACGCGTGCGCCGGACCCGCCGGAGCACCCGCGCGCCCGGCCGGTGGCCACCGTCGCGCTAGGCGCGGTGGCCGGACTGGTCGTGGGCACGACCTCGGTCGGCTCCGGCTCGATCGTGATCGTGTGCCTGCTGCTGCTCCAGCGGCGCCTGCCCTCCGCCCGGCTGGTCGGAACCGACCTGGCGCAGGCCGTGCCGCTGGTGCTGGTCGCGGCGGGCGGGCACCTGCTGGTCGGCGACGTCGAGTTCGGCCTGGTCGCCTCGCTGCTGGCAGGGTCGGTGCCGGGTGTGCTGGCCGGCGCGGTGCTGTCGGCCCGGACGCCGGACGTCCCGATCAGGGTGGCGCTGGGCACGATGCTGATCCTGACCGGACTCGTGCTGCTCGGGGTGCCGGTGGCCGTCGCGGTGGTGCCCGCCGTGGCCGCCGCCGGTGCCGCGGCCGCGGTTCTGCGGGTCGGCCAACCCACCCCGGCGCGGGTGGGCGACGAAGGAGGACGAAGTTGA
- a CDS encoding IclR family transcriptional regulator: MARAVPAVERAFDVLELFLDEHELSAPEITAKLGLPRTTVHELVGTLAERGYLTPAGGGSNRFRLGVRGFQLGSAYAERLDLAREGRVVAETVAERCSETVHIGVLDGTDVFYVAKVDSSHPVRMVSAVGKRLPAHCTAVGKVLLAALPRQRLDELYASVRLTAMTDNSITNRRALRRELDTIAADGGVAREYCESNDAVACVAAPVRDQSGEVVAALSISAPILRWNEETEPALRELACEGARLLSERLGHRPAG, from the coding sequence GTGGCACGAGCGGTACCCGCGGTGGAACGCGCATTCGACGTCCTGGAGCTCTTCCTCGACGAGCACGAGCTGAGCGCGCCGGAGATCACCGCGAAGCTGGGTCTGCCCCGCACGACGGTGCACGAGCTCGTCGGCACCCTCGCCGAGCGGGGCTACCTGACCCCGGCGGGCGGCGGCAGCAACAGGTTCCGCCTCGGCGTGCGCGGCTTCCAGCTCGGCTCCGCCTACGCCGAGCGGCTCGACCTCGCGCGCGAAGGGCGCGTCGTGGCCGAGACCGTCGCCGAGCGCTGCAGCGAGACCGTCCACATCGGCGTGCTGGACGGCACCGACGTCTTCTACGTCGCCAAGGTCGACAGCAGCCACCCGGTGCGGATGGTCTCGGCGGTCGGAAAGCGGCTGCCCGCCCACTGCACCGCGGTCGGCAAGGTGCTGCTGGCGGCCCTGCCCCGGCAGCGGCTCGACGAGCTCTACGCCAGCGTCCGGCTCACCGCGATGACCGACAACAGCATCACCAACCGCAGGGCGCTGCGCCGCGAGCTCGACACCATCGCCGCCGACGGGGGAGTGGCGCGCGAGTACTGCGAGTCCAACGACGCGGTGGCGTGCGTGGCGGCCCCGGTGCGCGACCAGTCCGGCGAGGTGGTGGCCGCGCTGAGCATCTCGGCGCCCATCCTGCGCTGGAACGAAGAGACCGAGCCGGCGCTGCGCGAACTGGCATGCGAGGGCGCCAGGCTGCTGTCGGAGCGCCTCGGGCACCGTCCGGCCGGATGA
- a CDS encoding S8 family peptidase — MAGTESSSTGRYLVLLEDDATVVGARELTRLAGIRTVNTADVVGASAAELFGAADGVVLNELGIALVTAGSDQASALSEAVRSSGPIAAFEAERTVYAIDDAAPAAEAPPAPVDGALTWGLQAVGVNGSTPTGAGVRVAVLDTGLDLQHPDFAGRDIVTGSFVPGEDVHDGHGHGTHVIGTACGPRTPAQGPGYGIASEASIYAGKVLANGGTGSDGGILSGISWAISNGCSVVSMSLGAATEPGQPFSQAFERVAQRAMARGTLIIAAAGNESSRGSGTIAPVGHPANCPSIMAVGAVDARNAIAEFSCGTVDQIGQVDLVGPGVDVHSSWPGAGSKSLSGTSMATPHVAGVATLYAQQHHERAWGLWARLAQKARRLPLPSTDVGAGLVQVP; from the coding sequence GTGGCCGGAACGGAAAGCTCATCCACCGGGCGTTATCTCGTACTGCTCGAAGACGACGCGACCGTCGTCGGCGCACGTGAACTGACCAGGCTGGCCGGTATCCGCACGGTCAACACCGCCGACGTGGTCGGCGCGTCGGCCGCGGAGCTGTTCGGCGCCGCCGACGGCGTCGTGCTCAACGAGCTCGGCATCGCGCTGGTCACCGCCGGATCGGACCAGGCCAGCGCGCTGAGCGAGGCCGTGCGCTCGTCCGGACCGATCGCGGCGTTCGAGGCCGAACGCACGGTCTACGCCATCGACGACGCCGCGCCGGCGGCCGAGGCACCCCCGGCTCCCGTGGACGGGGCGCTCACCTGGGGACTGCAGGCGGTCGGCGTCAACGGCTCGACCCCCACAGGCGCCGGCGTGCGGGTGGCGGTGCTCGACACCGGGCTTGACCTGCAGCACCCGGACTTCGCCGGGCGTGACATCGTGACCGGCTCGTTCGTGCCGGGTGAGGATGTCCACGACGGCCACGGCCACGGCACCCACGTGATCGGCACGGCGTGCGGCCCGCGCACCCCGGCCCAGGGGCCCGGTTACGGGATCGCCTCGGAGGCCAGCATCTACGCGGGCAAGGTCCTGGCCAACGGCGGCACCGGCAGCGACGGCGGCATCCTGTCCGGCATCTCGTGGGCGATCTCCAACGGCTGCTCGGTGGTGTCGATGTCGCTCGGCGCGGCGACCGAGCCCGGTCAGCCGTTCTCGCAGGCCTTCGAACGGGTCGCGCAGCGCGCCATGGCCCGCGGCACGCTGATCATCGCCGCGGCGGGCAACGAGAGCAGCCGCGGGTCGGGCACCATCGCCCCGGTCGGGCACCCGGCGAACTGCCCGTCGATCATGGCGGTCGGTGCCGTGGACGCCCGGAACGCGATCGCCGAGTTCTCCTGCGGCACCGTGGACCAGATCGGCCAGGTCGACCTGGTCGGCCCGGGCGTCGACGTGCACTCGAGCTGGCCGGGCGCGGGCTCCAAGTCGCTGAGCGGCACGAGCATGGCCACCCCGCACGTGGCGGGCGTGGCCACCCTCTACGCCCAGCAGCACCACGAGCGGGCGTGGGGACTGTGGGCGCGGCTCGCGCAGAAGGCCAGGCGGCTCCCGCTGCCGTCCACCGACGTCGGTGCCGGGCTGGTGCAGGTGCCCTGA
- a CDS encoding GAF domain-containing protein, whose amino-acid sequence MADTREQLWSPLALQFADLGRDLFAVGSVAAVLQLVVDVAAVTVPGAAMAGLTVHEAGGKLSTAAQTDAKAGELDALQQECAEGPVADATRADGTGLSYSTDVATEPSWERFGKRAARHGIRSVLAAGVFLATGADRHAALTVCSTEPRGLAAADPDVVLVLAAHGAVALDAAGEEEPERAAIGEPLRSSDVITRAAEVLIGKRGLEPEDAYDVLWRASLSLAESWRE is encoded by the coding sequence GTGGCCGACACCCGCGAGCAGCTCTGGTCGCCGCTGGCGCTGCAGTTCGCCGACCTGGGACGCGACCTGTTCGCGGTCGGCTCGGTCGCCGCGGTCCTGCAACTCGTGGTCGACGTGGCGGCGGTGACCGTACCCGGCGCGGCGATGGCGGGCCTGACGGTGCACGAGGCGGGCGGGAAGCTCTCCACGGCCGCGCAGACCGACGCGAAGGCGGGCGAGCTCGACGCCCTCCAGCAGGAGTGCGCCGAAGGGCCGGTCGCCGACGCCACGCGAGCCGACGGCACCGGCCTCTCCTACAGCACCGACGTCGCCACCGAACCGTCCTGGGAGCGGTTCGGGAAGCGGGCGGCCCGGCACGGGATCCGCAGCGTGCTCGCGGCGGGCGTTTTCCTGGCCACCGGGGCGGATCGGCACGCCGCGCTCACGGTGTGCTCGACCGAACCCAGGGGCCTGGCCGCCGCCGACCCCGACGTGGTGCTCGTGCTGGCCGCCCACGGCGCGGTCGCCCTGGACGCGGCGGGGGAGGAGGAGCCCGAGCGCGCCGCCATCGGCGAACCGCTGCGCAGCAGCGACGTGATCACCCGTGCGGCCGAGGTCCTGATCGGCAAGCGCGGCCTGGAACCGGAGGACGCCTACGACGTCCTCTGGCGCGCGTCGCTGTCGCTGGCGGAGAGCTGGCGCGAGTGA
- a CDS encoding universal stress protein, producing the protein MSNPTEREIVVGVDGSSSSKSALQWAVGQAALTGARVRAVVAWEFPAFYSWEGGPMPPEEFEQTARKGLNDVVDEVERETEQPVRIDREIMHGHSAQVLLDAARHAELLVVGSRGHGSFYGVLLGSVSQRCAQHAECPVVIVRA; encoded by the coding sequence ATGAGCAACCCGACCGAGCGCGAGATCGTCGTCGGCGTGGACGGTTCCTCGTCGTCGAAGTCGGCGCTGCAGTGGGCCGTCGGCCAGGCCGCGCTCACCGGTGCCCGGGTGCGCGCCGTGGTGGCGTGGGAGTTCCCCGCCTTCTACAGCTGGGAGGGCGGCCCGATGCCGCCCGAGGAGTTCGAGCAGACCGCGCGCAAGGGTCTCAACGACGTGGTCGACGAGGTCGAGCGCGAGACCGAGCAGCCGGTGCGCATCGACCGGGAGATCATGCACGGCCACTCCGCGCAGGTGTTGCTCGACGCCGCGAGGCACGCCGAGCTGCTGGTCGTCGGAAGCCGCGGGCACGGCAGCTTCTACGGTGTGCTGCTCGGCTCGGTGAGCCAGCGGTGCGCGCAGCACGCCGAGTGCCCGGTGGTGATCGTCCGCGCGTGA
- the cysD gene encoding sulfate adenylyltransferase subunit CysD encodes MPEADRLAVLEAEAVHVLREVAAELDRPALLFSGGKDSAVLLRLAEKAFRPAPIPFPVLHVDTGHNFDEVIEFRDRRVAELGVRLVVGSVQDSIDAGRVAEPAGRWPSRNRAQTVTLLDTVAEHGFDALFGGARRDEERARAKERVLSFRDAFGQWDPRNQRPELWNLYNGRVRPGEHVRAFPLSNWTERDVWAYVERDGIELPPLYFAHMRKVFERDGMLLADSRFVDRSPDEPLVERSVRFRTVGDMTCTGAVPSRAGTVAEVIAEIAATPVTERGQTRADDRAGAAAMEDRKREGYF; translated from the coding sequence ATGCCGGAAGCGGACAGGCTGGCGGTGCTGGAGGCCGAGGCGGTGCACGTGCTGCGGGAGGTCGCCGCCGAGCTCGACCGCCCGGCGCTGCTGTTCTCCGGGGGCAAGGACTCCGCGGTCCTGCTCCGGCTGGCCGAGAAGGCGTTCCGGCCCGCGCCGATCCCGTTCCCGGTGCTGCACGTCGACACCGGGCACAACTTCGACGAGGTGATCGAGTTCCGCGACCGGCGGGTCGCCGAGCTCGGGGTGCGGCTGGTGGTCGGCTCGGTGCAGGACTCGATCGACGCGGGCCGGGTCGCCGAACCGGCCGGGCGGTGGCCGAGCCGCAACCGCGCGCAGACGGTCACCCTGCTCGACACGGTCGCCGAGCACGGCTTCGACGCCTTGTTCGGCGGCGCCCGCCGCGACGAGGAACGGGCGCGGGCCAAGGAGCGGGTGCTGTCGTTCCGCGACGCCTTCGGGCAGTGGGACCCGCGCAACCAGCGCCCGGAGCTGTGGAACCTCTACAACGGGCGGGTGCGGCCGGGCGAGCACGTCCGGGCGTTCCCGTTGTCGAACTGGACCGAACGCGACGTGTGGGCCTACGTCGAGCGCGACGGGATCGAGCTGCCGCCGCTGTACTTCGCCCACATGCGCAAGGTCTTCGAGCGCGACGGGATGCTGCTGGCCGACAGCCGGTTCGTCGACCGGTCCCCGGACGAGCCGCTGGTGGAGCGTTCGGTGCGCTTCCGCACGGTCGGGGACATGACCTGCACCGGGGCGGTGCCGTCGCGGGCGGGCACGGTCGCCGAGGTCATCGCCGAGATCGCCGCGACCCCGGTGACCGAGCGAGGCCAGACCCGCGCCGACGACCGCGCGGGCGCCGCGGCCATGGAGGACCGCAAGCGGGAGGGCTACTTCTGA
- a CDS encoding U32 family peptidase — MRATREFLRSAGLPGGDPDAPATSGKRFPDGAQYRVEIPSVEGPDVLEAVLAEAAARRVVVHRVSQGSGGMLLTDGELRAMASTAVDAAVELSLFARPVAAWDTSALSTAPGGGPVAAQARGTEQLVHALEDVRRTAEAGIRSVLITDLGVLSVASRMREAGELPADMRFKISVQMGLANPASIRIAEDLGADSYNVPTDFTVAQLAAVRAATDLPLDVYVEAPDDMGGFVRHYEIAEIVRVAAPVYVKFGLRNAPNIYPSGLHLTPTAVALGRERVRRARIGLDLLHRYAPDAVASTLPAEGLAVPVR, encoded by the coding sequence GTGCGCGCCACCCGGGAGTTCCTGCGTTCGGCCGGCTTGCCCGGCGGTGATCCGGACGCACCCGCCACCAGCGGCAAGCGCTTCCCCGACGGAGCCCAGTACCGGGTCGAGATCCCGAGCGTGGAGGGCCCCGACGTGCTGGAGGCGGTGCTGGCCGAGGCCGCGGCGCGGCGGGTGGTGGTCCACCGCGTCTCGCAGGGCAGCGGCGGCATGCTGCTCACCGACGGCGAGCTGCGCGCGATGGCGTCGACGGCCGTCGACGCCGCGGTCGAGCTGAGCCTGTTCGCCCGCCCGGTGGCGGCGTGGGACACCTCGGCGCTGTCGACGGCACCAGGCGGCGGTCCGGTCGCCGCGCAGGCGCGCGGGACCGAGCAGCTCGTGCACGCGCTGGAGGACGTGCGCCGCACCGCCGAGGCCGGGATCCGCAGCGTGCTGATCACCGATCTCGGGGTGCTCTCGGTCGCATCGAGGATGCGGGAGGCCGGTGAGCTGCCCGCCGACATGCGGTTCAAGATCAGCGTCCAGATGGGACTGGCGAACCCGGCCTCCATCCGCATCGCCGAGGACCTCGGCGCCGACTCCTACAACGTGCCGACCGACTTCACCGTCGCCCAGCTCGCGGCCGTCCGCGCCGCGACCGACCTGCCGCTGGACGTCTACGTCGAGGCGCCCGACGACATGGGCGGCTTCGTGCGCCACTACGAGATCGCCGAGATCGTGCGCGTGGCGGCGCCGGTGTACGTCAAGTTCGGGCTCCGCAACGCGCCGAACATCTACCCGAGCGGCCTGCACCTCACGCCCACCGCGGTCGCGCTGGGGCGGGAGCGGGTGCGCCGGGCGCGCATCGGCCTGGACCTGCTGCACCGCTACGCACCGGACGCGGTGGCCTCGACCTTGCCCGCCGAAGGCCTGGCGGTTCCGGTGCGCTGA
- a CDS encoding NUDIX domain-containing protein, whose translation MRRTGTGHQLLVFDQVGVPGAGTQVPAGGVEPGEALSDAVVREIAEETGLTDVTVVAELGAEDKPHPETGLPRHTTYFHVHVPSRSRSS comes from the coding sequence ATCCGACGCACCGGAACCGGCCATCAGCTCCTCGTCTTCGACCAGGTCGGCGTCCCCGGAGCCGGTACCCAGGTACCCGCTGGTGGCGTCGAACCCGGTGAGGCTCTGTCCGACGCGGTGGTCCGCGAGATCGCCGAAGAGACCGGCCTGACCGACGTCACCGTCGTCGCTGAACTCGGCGCGGAAGACAAGCCCCACCCCGAAACCGGGCTGCCCCGTCACACCACCTACTTCCACGTGCACGTGCCTTCCCGCAGCCGGAGCAGCTGA
- a CDS encoding 3'(2'),5'-bisphosphate nucleotidase CysQ has translation MTDNDHVLAARLAEAAGRHLVDLRGRGDPADPKALGEAGDRGAHELLLAELTEQRPADTVLSEHGTAGPPRRADGRTWIVDPLDGTREFGERDRQDWAVHVALAQGRRLVAGAVALPARDVVLSTADPPRHFDSGGARPRIAVSRTRPPAFVETLTEALGAVTVPLGSAGAKIAAVVLGDVDAYVHAGGQYEWDSAAPIAVARAAGMHTSRLDGSELVYNRPDPWLPDLVVCRPALAEPLLAELARLERAGEA, from the coding sequence TTGACCGACAACGACCACGTGCTGGCGGCGCGGCTGGCCGAGGCGGCGGGCCGCCACCTCGTCGACCTGCGCGGGCGCGGTGACCCGGCCGACCCGAAGGCGCTGGGCGAGGCGGGGGACCGGGGAGCGCACGAACTGCTCCTGGCGGAGCTGACCGAGCAGCGCCCCGCCGACACGGTCCTGTCCGAGCACGGCACCGCCGGCCCGCCGCGGCGGGCGGACGGCCGCACCTGGATCGTCGATCCCCTCGACGGCACCAGGGAGTTCGGCGAGCGTGACAGGCAGGACTGGGCGGTGCACGTCGCGCTCGCGCAGGGCCGGCGGCTGGTGGCCGGGGCGGTGGCCCTGCCCGCCCGGGACGTGGTGCTCAGCACCGCCGACCCGCCGCGGCACTTCGACTCCGGGGGCGCGCGGCCCCGCATCGCGGTGAGCCGCACCCGCCCGCCGGCGTTCGTCGAGACGCTGACCGAAGCCCTCGGTGCGGTCACGGTGCCGCTGGGGTCGGCCGGGGCGAAGATCGCCGCGGTCGTGCTCGGCGACGTCGACGCCTACGTCCACGCGGGTGGCCAGTACGAGTGGGACAGCGCCGCGCCGATCGCGGTGGCCAGGGCCGCCGGGATGCACACCTCGCGGCTGGACGGCTCGGAGCTGGTCTACAACCGGCCCGATCCGTGGCTGCCCGACCTGGTGGTGTGCCGTCCCGCGCTGGCGGAGCCGCTGCTGGCCGAACTGGCGCGGCTGGAGCGGGCGGGGGAGGCGTGA
- a CDS encoding sulfate adenylyltransferase subunit 1: MSTTTATSLPASGLLRFATAGAVDDGKSTLIGRLLHDSRSLLADQLDAVRQASLERGDEHLDLAMLTDGLRAEREQGITIDVAHRYFETARRAFIIADTPGHAQYTRNMVTGASTADLAIVLADARHGLTGQSHRHAVLAGLLRVRHVVLAVNKMDLVGYDRSVFDRIAADFGDRAERIGLGAVTAIPIAALHGDNVVDPSPAMPWYEGPTLLEHLETVATTTGDGAPLRLPVQYVIRAADGYTGCAGQLAAGVAVEGQEVLHLPSGTRTRIAALDSPDGPVRRAGAPLSVTVRLADDIDVRRGDLLCAVDSPPVAADRVDATVCWMSAGRPLEAGSRLLLKHTTKTVGATATAVHHRLDVTTLRREPADELALNDIGGVGLRLDEPVHCDPYARNRFTGGGVLIDESTNATVAAVMIDRASTVDEGAPRAAQ, translated from the coding sequence ATGAGCACGACCACCGCGACCTCGCTGCCGGCCTCCGGGCTGCTGCGCTTCGCCACGGCCGGAGCCGTCGACGACGGCAAGAGCACGCTGATCGGCAGGCTGCTGCACGACTCGCGCTCGCTGCTGGCCGACCAGCTCGACGCGGTGCGGCAGGCGAGCCTCGAACGCGGCGACGAGCACCTCGACCTGGCGATGCTGACCGACGGGCTGCGCGCCGAGCGGGAGCAGGGCATCACGATCGACGTGGCGCACCGCTACTTCGAGACCGCGCGGCGTGCGTTCATCATCGCCGACACGCCGGGGCACGCGCAGTACACCCGCAACATGGTGACCGGCGCGTCCACGGCGGACCTGGCGATCGTGCTCGCCGACGCCCGCCACGGGCTGACCGGGCAGAGCCACCGGCACGCGGTGCTGGCCGGTCTGCTGCGGGTGCGCCACGTCGTGCTGGCGGTGAACAAGATGGACCTGGTCGGCTACGACCGGTCGGTGTTCGACCGGATCGCCGCGGATTTCGGCGACCGGGCCGAGCGCATCGGACTCGGTGCGGTCACCGCGATCCCGATCGCGGCGTTGCACGGGGACAACGTCGTGGACCCGTCGCCCGCCATGCCCTGGTACGAGGGGCCCACGCTGCTGGAACACCTCGAAACCGTCGCCACGACGACCGGAGACGGCGCTCCGCTGCGGCTGCCCGTGCAGTACGTGATCCGAGCCGCGGACGGCTACACCGGCTGCGCCGGGCAACTGGCCGCCGGGGTGGCGGTCGAGGGCCAGGAGGTGCTGCACCTGCCGTCCGGGACGCGCACGCGGATCGCGGCGCTCGATTCGCCCGACGGCCCGGTCCGGCGTGCGGGCGCGCCGCTGTCGGTGACCGTGCGCCTCGCCGACGACATCGACGTGCGGCGCGGCGACCTGCTCTGCGCCGTCGACTCCCCGCCCGTGGCAGCGGACCGCGTGGACGCGACGGTCTGCTGGATGTCGGCCGGACGGCCCCTGGAAGCCGGCTCGCGGCTGCTGCTGAAGCACACGACCAAGACCGTCGGGGCGACCGCCACCGCCGTGCACCACCGGCTGGACGTCACGACTCTGCGCCGCGAACCGGCCGACGAGCTGGCGCTCAACGACATCGGCGGCGTCGGCCTCCGGCTCGACGAGCCGGTGCACTGCGATCCGTACGCCCGCAACCGGTTCACCGGCGGCGGAGTGCTCATCGACGAGTCCACCAACGCGACGGTCGCGGCGGTCATGATCGACCGTGCCTCCACAGTGGACGAAGGTGCGCCGCGAGCGGCTCAGTGA